The proteins below are encoded in one region of Sporosarcina sp. FSL K6-1508:
- a CDS encoding DUF881 domain-containing protein, with amino-acid sequence MAKKVNDEYKKRGRSILFSVVFLVLGFILAFSYRTLGINQDPDNTQSLAFIKEEDYREGLISQQERNKELTDEIAAKQEEIREYERSFSAGEKDHAGLVEEAKNLRLLLGVIPAIGQGVKVTLKDADYDPIEQNPNDYIVHESHILRVVNELRISGAQGLAINGQRITSNSYIKCTGPVITIDGRTFPAPFVIEAIGDMDVLSSALYLKGGVIDSLIRDNIVVTTEQSKDIQLLALRNES; translated from the coding sequence TTGGCGAAGAAGGTGAATGATGAATACAAAAAAAGGGGGAGAAGCATTCTTTTTTCTGTCGTTTTTCTTGTACTTGGCTTCATCCTTGCGTTTTCATATCGAACTCTTGGCATAAATCAGGATCCCGATAATACACAATCTCTTGCATTCATCAAGGAAGAGGATTACCGGGAAGGCTTAATAAGTCAGCAGGAACGGAATAAGGAATTGACTGATGAAATCGCCGCCAAGCAGGAAGAGATACGTGAGTATGAACGATCTTTCTCTGCAGGAGAAAAAGATCATGCCGGACTTGTTGAAGAGGCAAAAAATCTCCGCTTGCTGCTTGGTGTAATCCCTGCTATTGGACAAGGTGTTAAGGTTACCTTAAAAGATGCCGATTATGATCCCATTGAACAGAACCCGAATGATTATATTGTTCATGAAAGTCATATACTTCGAGTCGTCAATGAATTAAGGATTTCCGGAGCACAAGGATTAGCGATAAATGGACAAAGAATCACATCAAACTCTTATATCAAATGCACAGGCCCTGTTATTACGATTGATGGAAGAACATTTCCTGCGCCGTTCGTTATAGAGGCGATTGGTGATATGGACGTACTTTCTTCGGCATTGTATTTAAAAGGCGGTGTGATTGATAGCCTAATTCGAGATAATATTGTGGTCACTACGGAACAATCAAAAGATATACAATTATTAGCTTTGCGGAATGAAAGTTGA
- the ftsZ gene encoding cell division protein FtsZ — protein sequence MLEFDTNVDALAVIKVIGVGGGGNNAVNRMIEHGVQGVEFIAVNTDAQALNLSTAEVKLQIGGKLTRGLGAGANPEVGKKAAEESREQIEEALRGSDMVFVTAGMGGGTGTGAAPVIAQIAKDLGALTVGVVTRPFTFEGRKRQTQAIGGITSMKESVDTLIVIPNDKLLEIVDKNTPMLEAFREADNVLRQGVQGISDLIAVPGLINLDFADVKTIMSNKGSALMGIGMSTGENRAAEAAKKAISSPLLETSIDGAKGVLMNITGGSNLSLFEVQEAADIVASASDEDVNMIFGSVINDNLKDEIIVTVIATGFSEEQLTAARPARSPGFGASRSQTREQQPPAQQPPTRERREEAPQFQQPEPTRQPQSGQQDDALDIPTFLRNRRR from the coding sequence ATGCTGGAATTCGATACAAATGTTGACGCACTAGCAGTCATCAAAGTAATTGGTGTTGGCGGTGGCGGCAATAATGCTGTAAATAGAATGATTGAACATGGTGTGCAGGGTGTGGAATTTATCGCAGTGAATACGGATGCACAAGCACTAAATCTGTCAACTGCTGAAGTGAAATTACAGATTGGCGGTAAATTGACGCGCGGACTCGGAGCAGGTGCGAATCCTGAAGTCGGTAAAAAAGCTGCTGAAGAAAGCAGGGAGCAAATCGAAGAAGCATTGCGCGGATCCGATATGGTATTTGTAACTGCAGGTATGGGCGGCGGAACAGGTACAGGAGCTGCCCCGGTCATCGCGCAGATTGCGAAAGATCTTGGAGCTCTAACTGTCGGTGTCGTTACTAGGCCGTTCACGTTTGAAGGCCGTAAACGTCAGACGCAGGCAATCGGTGGCATTACATCTATGAAAGAATCTGTGGATACTTTAATCGTTATACCAAATGATAAGTTGCTTGAGATTGTCGATAAAAATACGCCGATGCTAGAAGCATTCCGTGAAGCAGATAACGTCCTGCGTCAAGGGGTTCAAGGTATCTCAGATTTGATCGCTGTTCCAGGACTTATCAACTTGGACTTTGCCGATGTTAAGACAATCATGTCTAATAAAGGTTCTGCTCTGATGGGAATCGGGATGTCTACGGGAGAAAACCGTGCTGCAGAAGCGGCGAAGAAAGCCATTTCTAGTCCCTTGCTCGAAACATCAATTGACGGGGCTAAAGGTGTACTTATGAATATTACAGGCGGTTCAAACTTGAGTCTATTCGAAGTGCAAGAAGCTGCAGACATCGTTGCGTCTGCATCAGATGAAGATGTCAATATGATCTTCGGTTCTGTCATCAACGATAATTTGAAGGATGAGATTATCGTAACAGTTATTGCAACAGGGTTCAGCGAAGAACAGCTTACCGCAGCACGTCCTGCAAGAAGCCCAGGCTTCGGTGCAAGCCGTTCACAAACACGTGAACAGCAACCACCGGCTCAACAGCCTCCGACGCGAGAGCGCAGAGAGGAAGCGCCACAGTTCCAACAACCGGAACCGACCCGCCAGCCACAAAGCGGTCAGCAAGATGATGCGCTAGATATACCTACGTTCTTACGTAATCGCCGTCGATAA
- a CDS encoding cell division protein FtsQ/DivIB — protein MDKVIDIEERIPSMRERRRRKTNKKFLFMLTVFVIALLAILYFQSPLSKLEAIKVSGAVLHEPAFYEEQSGLTVDNSLWSFSTEDIEESLGKIEGVKKVSVSRKWFRDIEIEITEWKTVAYLEDGGQYSLLLESGEMFPTTMLSPEAESPVLNNFKNPDTRKRITKQLLKLDESVYHLISEIIVMGEEDDSDSITVYMDDGYEVRAFISTFAENMTYYPDITAQLNGNEKGVIDMEVGAFFTPFSKVYGGIEEEDPIGEEGE, from the coding sequence ATGGACAAAGTCATTGATATTGAAGAACGAATTCCATCCATGCGGGAAAGACGCCGCAGGAAGACAAATAAAAAATTCCTATTCATGTTGACTGTGTTCGTTATTGCGCTCCTGGCAATCCTTTATTTTCAATCACCGCTTAGCAAACTTGAGGCGATTAAAGTCAGCGGTGCGGTCCTCCATGAGCCGGCATTTTACGAAGAACAGAGTGGTTTAACGGTGGACAACTCTCTTTGGAGTTTTAGTACTGAAGACATCGAAGAATCACTGGGGAAAATTGAAGGTGTAAAAAAAGTGTCCGTATCACGGAAATGGTTCAGGGATATTGAAATCGAGATTACTGAATGGAAGACGGTTGCCTATCTTGAAGACGGCGGCCAGTATAGTTTGCTGTTAGAAAGTGGAGAAATGTTCCCGACCACAATGTTGTCGCCTGAGGCAGAATCTCCCGTTTTAAATAATTTTAAAAATCCAGACACGCGGAAGCGAATAACAAAACAGCTCCTAAAATTGGACGAAAGCGTTTATCACTTGATATCAGAAATCATTGTGATGGGCGAAGAAGATGATTCGGATAGTATAACAGTCTATATGGATGATGGGTACGAGGTTCGTGCATTCATTTCAACGTTTGCAGAAAATATGACGTATTATCCGGATATTACCGCACAATTGAACGGCAATGAAAAAGGTGTAATTGACATGGAGGTCGGCGCATTTTTCACTCCTTTTAGTAAAGTATACGGGGGAATAGAGGAGGAAGATCCGATTGGCGAAGAAGGTGAATGA
- a CDS encoding small basic family protein, translated as MWLPLLGLILGISLGLLSDIQIPQIYDNYLSIAVLAALDTLFGGIRAYLQQVYDDKVFISGFFFNIALAAILAFLGVHLGVDLYLAAIFAFGVRLFQNIAVIRRILLVKWTERGKVSNTNAP; from the coding sequence ATGTGGTTACCTTTACTTGGGCTTATACTCGGGATATCGCTTGGTCTATTATCGGATATTCAAATTCCGCAAATATATGATAATTACTTATCGATTGCCGTGCTAGCTGCTCTTGACACATTATTCGGGGGCATCAGGGCTTATTTACAGCAAGTCTACGATGATAAGGTGTTTATATCCGGATTCTTCTTTAACATAGCACTGGCGGCCATTCTGGCGTTCCTAGGGGTGCATCTGGGAGTCGATTTATATCTCGCCGCAATTTTTGCATTCGGTGTTAGATTATTCCAGAATATCGCAGTTATTAGAAGAATTCTGCTCGTGAAATGGACAGAGCGGGGAAAAGTTTCAAATACAAATGCACCTTAA
- the murD gene encoding UDP-N-acetylmuramoyl-L-alanine--D-glutamate ligase: MKDANQFNGMKILILGLAKSGYAATKLLHTAGALVTVNDASPEEGNAEAAELLSEGIRVICGGHPPDILDEDYDIVVKNPGIPYNNTVVEEAIRKGIPVWTEMELASRISEAPIVGITGSNGKTTTTTLLYHMLNIGGKQPLIAGNIGTVSCTVAEKATKDNIIVLEASSFQLMGTETFRPKIAIWTNLYDSHLDYHGTSEAYAAAKYNISRNQTEEDFFIYNNDQPDLRKYATRSSAVKVPFSLMGMKEQGISADDEQIYWNGEPYVLRSVIKLPGQHNLENILAATAAAILLGCDKKAIENVLSSFTGVRHRMQFVKELKGRKFYNDSKATNTLATKSALAAFDAPTILIAGGLDRGHSFEELAPYMKNVKVVIAVGETAEKFREFAASCGVDTITMAVDVKDAVRKAYPLSSSGDIILLSPACASWDQYPSFETRGDLFIEAVMEL, from the coding sequence GTGAAGGATGCAAATCAGTTTAATGGAATGAAAATCCTTATCCTTGGTCTTGCTAAAAGTGGCTATGCAGCGACAAAGCTTTTACATACTGCTGGAGCGCTTGTGACAGTCAATGATGCGTCACCGGAAGAGGGTAATGCAGAGGCGGCAGAGCTACTCTCGGAAGGTATCCGTGTAATATGTGGAGGTCATCCTCCTGACATTCTGGATGAAGATTATGACATTGTTGTTAAAAATCCCGGAATCCCTTACAACAATACGGTTGTTGAAGAAGCAATTCGTAAAGGGATCCCGGTATGGACGGAAATGGAACTTGCTTCAAGGATAAGCGAAGCACCGATTGTCGGGATTACAGGATCGAATGGTAAAACGACAACGACAACTTTGCTATACCATATGCTTAATATCGGCGGTAAACAGCCGCTCATCGCAGGTAACATTGGAACGGTCTCTTGTACAGTTGCCGAAAAAGCGACAAAAGATAATATCATTGTTCTTGAGGCGTCGTCATTCCAGCTGATGGGCACGGAAACTTTCCGACCTAAAATTGCGATTTGGACGAATTTATATGATTCACATCTTGATTATCACGGTACGTCTGAGGCCTATGCGGCAGCAAAATACAATATTTCAAGAAATCAAACCGAGGAAGACTTCTTTATATACAATAATGATCAGCCGGACCTGCGTAAGTATGCAACACGTTCGTCTGCTGTGAAAGTTCCTTTTTCTTTGATGGGAATGAAGGAACAAGGTATATCGGCGGATGATGAGCAAATATACTGGAATGGGGAACCTTATGTACTGCGGTCCGTCATCAAGTTACCAGGGCAACATAATCTTGAAAATATTCTTGCTGCGACTGCGGCTGCAATCCTTTTAGGGTGTGACAAAAAAGCAATCGAGAATGTCTTAAGTTCCTTTACCGGTGTCCGTCATCGGATGCAATTTGTTAAGGAGTTAAAAGGCCGTAAGTTTTACAATGATTCAAAAGCGACAAATACGCTGGCCACCAAAAGCGCATTAGCCGCGTTCGACGCGCCGACTATCCTTATCGCTGGAGGATTGGACAGGGGACATTCATTTGAAGAGTTAGCGCCTTATATGAAAAATGTAAAAGTGGTTATTGCTGTCGGGGAGACGGCCGAGAAGTTCAGGGAATTTGCAGCTTCATGTGGTGTCGACACTATTACGATGGCTGTGGATGTGAAGGATGCTGTGCGAAAAGCCTATCCGCTTAGTTCCTCTGGAGATATCATTCTGCTTTCACCCGCTTGTGCTAGCTGGGATCAGTACCCAAGTTTTGAAACCAGAGGCGATCTGTTTATAGAAGCGGTTATGGAGTTATAA
- a CDS encoding DUF881 domain-containing protein, with amino-acid sequence MKKTIHWRFTLILLLVGFMTAVQYNSMKNPAERDTRDIWAIRQDLATEKQFHSELLSEIRELDKTILTYKSLNNKNTGKALTQTVDKLYRQAGVTDVEGPGIIIKVRPSAESVAFGLPITGISPDLLTRFVNDLNRFKGLILEIDGKRYTVLSSIRDINGMTTVNGLNVSTPPFSMKIISPTLEDSEKLYNYLAASTIHDDFYLDDLILEVGKPEMAVEVRGYPEKFENQFLEELPKGE; translated from the coding sequence ATGAAAAAAACAATACACTGGAGATTTACATTAATTTTACTCCTTGTCGGGTTTATGACAGCCGTCCAATACAATTCGATGAAAAACCCCGCGGAACGAGATACGCGAGACATCTGGGCAATCCGCCAAGATTTGGCAACGGAAAAGCAATTTCACTCTGAATTGCTTTCTGAAATTCGTGAGTTGGACAAGACCATACTTACATACAAATCATTAAATAATAAAAACACTGGGAAGGCCCTGACCCAAACGGTGGACAAGCTCTATCGCCAAGCTGGCGTTACGGATGTTGAAGGACCAGGTATCATTATTAAAGTTCGACCGTCAGCTGAAAGTGTGGCATTTGGCTTGCCGATAACCGGGATATCTCCAGATCTTCTGACGCGCTTTGTCAATGATTTGAACCGCTTTAAGGGGCTTATTCTAGAAATTGATGGCAAGCGATATACGGTATTGAGTTCCATCAGGGATATTAATGGGATGACAACAGTAAATGGATTAAATGTTTCAACGCCACCTTTCTCCATGAAAATAATTTCTCCGACCCTCGAGGATAGTGAAAAATTGTACAATTATTTAGCAGCATCGACAATCCATGATGATTTTTATCTAGACGATTTAATCCTCGAAGTCGGGAAGCCGGAGATGGCAGTGGAAGTCCGCGGCTATCCCGAAAAGTTTGAAAATCAATTTTTAGAGGAATTGCCGAAAGGGGAATGA
- the mraY gene encoding phospho-N-acetylmuramoyl-pentapeptide-transferase codes for MTLVTTLTAIAVAFIISTLLGFVIIPALRRLKFGQSIREEGPQTHQKKAGTPTMGGLIFIGSIIISTLALSYIYGVLTTQTIVLLLVLVGFGVIGFLDDFIIVVLKRNLGLTSIQKLIGQIIVAVAAFFLLKLGPFDTAVQIPFTDFNIELGVFYVAFLVFWLVGFSNAVNLSDGLDGLVAGTSSIAFAAFGVHALIYGQHDIAVFAFVVTGAMLGFLVFNVKPAKVFMGDTGSLALGGALAMMSVLIKQEFLLVIIGIVYVIETLSVIIQVISFKTTGKRVFKMSPIHHHFELSGWSEWKIVIVFWGVAFLAAILPVLLEVM; via the coding sequence ATGACACTTGTCACGACATTGACGGCTATTGCCGTTGCGTTTATCATTTCAACATTATTGGGATTTGTTATCATCCCGGCTCTTAGGAGATTGAAGTTTGGGCAGAGCATCCGGGAGGAAGGTCCCCAAACTCATCAGAAAAAGGCGGGCACACCTACGATGGGCGGGCTTATTTTCATCGGTTCAATTATCATTTCGACGCTCGCCCTATCATACATATATGGCGTACTGACGACACAGACGATTGTCTTGTTGCTCGTCCTTGTAGGTTTTGGCGTTATTGGTTTTCTGGATGATTTCATAATCGTGGTCTTGAAAAGAAATCTTGGGCTTACTTCCATTCAGAAGCTGATCGGTCAAATTATCGTTGCAGTTGCTGCATTCTTCCTTTTGAAGCTGGGGCCATTCGATACTGCTGTACAAATTCCATTCACCGACTTTAACATTGAACTGGGCGTATTCTACGTAGCATTTCTTGTATTCTGGCTTGTAGGATTCTCCAATGCCGTGAATTTATCAGACGGATTGGATGGACTTGTAGCTGGGACATCATCTATCGCTTTTGCAGCGTTTGGCGTTCACGCTCTTATATACGGGCAGCATGATATTGCGGTCTTTGCATTTGTTGTGACAGGTGCGATGCTCGGTTTCCTAGTATTCAATGTCAAGCCGGCCAAAGTATTTATGGGTGATACGGGATCTCTGGCACTAGGCGGAGCACTTGCAATGATGTCGGTATTAATAAAACAGGAATTCCTTCTTGTTATCATCGGGATCGTCTACGTCATTGAAACGCTTTCCGTTATTATTCAGGTTATCAGTTTTAAAACGACAGGTAAACGGGTGTTTAAGATGAGTCCGATTCATCATCATTTTGAATTATCGGGTTGGTCTGAATGGAAAATCGTAATTGTTTTTTGGGGAGTCGCTTTCCTTGCGGCAATTCTCCCTGTCTTGCTGGAGGTGATGTAA
- a CDS encoding penicillin-binding transpeptidase domain-containing protein, whose amino-acid sequence MVVAKLFHVQIIDHELLKGRAEANWDREIPFGGMRGDIVDRNGDLIVGNRLAPTLYFMPSQNREVTSAATALAPILGMDAQELEKKMDKKEVMVKLAPEGKNITKEQADEIARLQIDGLYTGVDFARHYPNGDLLSRLIGFTGYDGDGLAGIEYAYDEILSGTGDRIRLYTDAKGIPLPHVDDAFKTGEKGANVELTIDVRIQKIVERELLQAMEKYDSTQALAIVMNPKTGELLSLASAPTFNPAEYQNVDPSIYNRNLPVWMTFEPGSTFKIVTLAAGLEEKVIDLHKDQFYDPGYVMVGKARLRCWSRGGHKDQTFLEVVENSCNPGFVEIGQRLGGKKLDKYIRDFGFGQSTGSGIAGESKGILFSEKAFGPVEQATTAFGQGISVTPIQQVQAVAAAINGGYLYRPYIVKEITDDKGKTLQSFEPEMQRQVISEETSKQVREALESVVANGSGRNAFTDGLRVGGKTGTAQKVVDGVYKDGDYIVSFIGFAPADDPELLVYLAIDSPKNSVQFGGVIAAPIVGRIMEEIAPLADVTAREGQIEKEYRWGDPLTYRVPDLTGMTKSKITSQLYTYRIEWHGSGEKVKYQLPAAETLITVDDVIHVYTE is encoded by the coding sequence ATGGTAGTTGCAAAACTATTTCATGTTCAAATTATTGATCATGAATTACTAAAAGGACGTGCAGAAGCGAACTGGGACCGTGAAATTCCGTTCGGCGGAATGCGCGGGGATATCGTCGATAGGAATGGAGATTTGATCGTCGGTAACAGATTGGCACCGACCTTGTACTTCATGCCATCCCAAAATCGTGAAGTGACAAGTGCAGCAACTGCGCTGGCGCCCATTCTTGGAATGGACGCGCAAGAATTGGAAAAGAAAATGGATAAAAAAGAGGTAATGGTAAAGCTGGCACCTGAAGGTAAAAACATTACAAAAGAGCAGGCGGACGAAATTGCCCGTCTACAAATAGATGGTTTGTATACAGGCGTCGATTTCGCCAGGCATTACCCGAATGGTGATCTACTATCTAGGCTGATTGGCTTTACAGGCTATGATGGTGACGGATTAGCTGGCATCGAATATGCATATGATGAAATACTGTCAGGAACAGGCGATAGAATTCGTTTGTATACGGATGCAAAAGGAATTCCGCTCCCGCATGTGGATGATGCCTTTAAGACTGGGGAAAAAGGCGCTAATGTCGAGTTGACGATCGATGTACGTATACAGAAAATTGTCGAGCGTGAATTATTACAGGCGATGGAAAAGTATGACTCGACTCAAGCGCTTGCAATTGTGATGAACCCAAAAACGGGTGAATTGCTATCGCTCGCCTCTGCGCCGACTTTCAATCCGGCGGAATACCAAAATGTGGACCCAAGTATTTATAATCGGAATTTACCCGTCTGGATGACTTTCGAGCCGGGATCGACATTTAAAATCGTTACTCTTGCTGCCGGACTTGAAGAGAAGGTCATTGATCTTCATAAGGATCAATTTTATGATCCAGGTTATGTGATGGTAGGTAAAGCGAGGCTCCGCTGTTGGAGCAGAGGAGGACACAAGGATCAGACCTTCCTTGAAGTCGTCGAAAATTCATGCAACCCGGGATTTGTTGAAATTGGTCAAAGACTAGGTGGCAAAAAGCTTGATAAATACATTAGGGACTTCGGTTTCGGACAATCGACCGGATCAGGAATTGCAGGCGAGTCAAAAGGAATTCTTTTTTCCGAAAAAGCTTTTGGTCCTGTAGAGCAAGCGACAACTGCATTTGGTCAAGGAATATCAGTCACACCGATCCAACAAGTGCAGGCTGTCGCTGCAGCAATAAACGGCGGTTATCTTTATCGTCCGTATATCGTGAAGGAAATAACAGATGATAAAGGAAAGACGCTTCAATCATTTGAACCTGAGATGCAGCGGCAGGTCATCAGTGAGGAAACATCTAAGCAAGTTCGGGAAGCGCTTGAATCGGTTGTTGCAAATGGTTCTGGCCGTAATGCATTTACAGATGGACTGCGTGTAGGCGGTAAGACTGGGACTGCACAAAAAGTTGTCGATGGTGTTTATAAAGATGGTGACTATATCGTTTCATTCATCGGATTCGCACCTGCTGATGATCCAGAATTACTTGTTTACCTTGCGATTGATAGCCCGAAAAACTCAGTCCAGTTCGGTGGTGTTATAGCTGCACCTATCGTAGGGCGCATAATGGAAGAAATTGCTCCGCTGGCGGATGTAACGGCCAGGGAAGGGCAAATTGAAAAGGAATACCGGTGGGGAGATCCTTTGACATACCGAGTTCCAGATCTTACAGGGATGACAAAAAGTAAAATTACTAGCCAATTGTATACGTATCGTATCGAATGGCATGGTTCTGGTGAAAAAGTGAAATACCAGTTGCCAGCTGCCGAGACGTTGATTACAGTTGATGATGTGATTCATGTTTATACGGAATGA
- the ftsW gene encoding putative lipid II flippase FtsW, with protein sequence MIQQICGRMRSLEAKLKTSFIVSAVALSFIGLAFVHSAGSYWGAVHYAESSPFIVKQGIYMAVSIGIALVIMKSPLTSATKTWTFIYWLTILLLVAVLIPGIGAVRNGSQSWIALGPFSIQPAEFVKVALIGKLACSLDNVHGKGIFRFSHFGLILLPAALIMLQPDLGSAVIMIVSAFIILFIAGYPLKFFAFLGFAGIGAFVALIAAAPYRLDRIKTYIDPWSDPLGKGFQGIQSLFAIAPGGLVGHGYGNSRQKYLYLPEPQNDFIFSIIAEESGFIGATLVLLLFVVLLASTFGIAIRTKGRYAFLMVAGMGSMIIFQTFLNVGVVSGLLPVTGVTLPFISYGGSSLMTTWIAAGTIMHFTVGRKSN encoded by the coding sequence TTGATTCAGCAAATTTGCGGAAGGATGCGTTCACTGGAAGCTAAGTTGAAAACGTCATTTATTGTTTCTGCCGTGGCGCTGTCGTTCATCGGATTGGCTTTTGTCCATTCCGCCGGTTCGTATTGGGGAGCTGTCCATTATGCGGAATCCTCGCCATTCATCGTAAAACAAGGAATTTACATGGCAGTGTCAATCGGCATTGCACTTGTTATTATGAAAAGCCCACTGACATCGGCCACAAAAACTTGGACGTTTATCTATTGGTTGACAATTCTGTTACTCGTTGCTGTCCTTATTCCGGGAATCGGTGCAGTGAGGAACGGGTCTCAAAGCTGGATTGCACTTGGCCCTTTCAGTATTCAACCGGCTGAGTTCGTCAAAGTCGCACTGATTGGGAAATTGGCATGCAGTTTGGACAATGTTCATGGAAAAGGTATTTTTCGATTTAGCCATTTCGGATTGATTCTCTTGCCTGCCGCTCTAATCATGTTGCAACCTGATCTAGGTTCAGCTGTTATTATGATTGTCTCGGCATTCATTATTCTGTTCATCGCCGGATATCCACTAAAGTTTTTCGCATTTCTGGGGTTTGCTGGAATCGGTGCATTTGTTGCACTTATTGCCGCGGCACCATACCGACTGGATCGTATCAAAACGTATATCGATCCATGGAGTGACCCGCTTGGAAAAGGCTTTCAGGGGATTCAGTCTTTGTTTGCAATTGCGCCGGGAGGGTTGGTCGGCCATGGTTACGGGAATAGCCGCCAGAAATATCTCTATTTGCCTGAACCGCAAAATGATTTTATTTTTTCGATTATCGCGGAAGAATCGGGATTCATCGGGGCAACTTTAGTCTTGTTGCTATTTGTCGTTCTATTGGCATCTACTTTCGGAATTGCCATTAGAACGAAAGGGCGCTATGCATTTTTGATGGTTGCAGGAATGGGTTCGATGATTATCTTTCAAACCTTCTTAAATGTTGGCGTCGTATCAGGGCTCTTACCTGTAACGGGTGTCACGTTGCCGTTTATAAGTTATGGTGGCTCATCGCTGATGACGACTTGGATAGCGGCTGGAACCATTATGCATTTTACAGTTGGCAGAAAATCGAATTGA
- the ftsA gene encoding cell division protein FtsA produces the protein MSQSELYVSLDIGSSSVKVLIGEVDGGSLHVIGVGNVQSAGIRKGTIIDIDATVQSIRKAVDQAERMIGMQIREVILGIPANGVLLQDVKGVVAVNSENREITDDDLDRVMKSAQVMSVPPEREIVNIIPKQFIVDDYDEITDPRGMIGVRLEMDGTLITTSKTLVHNILRCVERAGLVIREIYLQPLAAGTFALTDDEKNHGSAYIDIGGGSTTVSIFGENRFMATAVIPVGGDHITKDLSIILKTPTEQARKIKHQYGHAFSDDASDDELFEVPVIGADSKDQYSQRYISEIIGVRLEELFDLVLEELYRMGVHDLPGGVVLTGGITKMDGLLQLARHVLKTRVRIHTPEYIGVREPMYTTAVGLIRYAHMQDTYFGHVPDSPTMSASENHTPVSVNKKKPVDRNKEKKPGILDKAKKVFDNFFE, from the coding sequence TTGAGCCAATCAGAATTATATGTATCACTTGATATAGGTTCTTCGTCGGTTAAAGTATTAATCGGTGAAGTGGATGGCGGATCCCTGCACGTTATCGGAGTCGGCAATGTTCAATCTGCTGGAATTCGGAAAGGGACAATCATCGATATTGATGCAACTGTCCAATCTATCCGAAAAGCGGTAGATCAAGCCGAGAGGATGATAGGGATGCAAATCCGCGAAGTTATTCTCGGCATTCCCGCAAATGGCGTTTTGTTACAAGACGTCAAAGGAGTTGTGGCAGTTAACTCGGAAAATCGTGAAATTACTGACGACGACCTGGATCGGGTCATGAAATCTGCACAAGTTATGTCTGTTCCACCTGAGCGGGAAATCGTCAATATCATTCCGAAACAATTCATTGTAGATGATTATGATGAAATAACGGATCCGCGCGGGATGATTGGTGTCCGACTTGAAATGGACGGAACACTTATTACAACATCAAAAACACTAGTTCATAATATATTGCGCTGCGTGGAACGAGCAGGCCTCGTAATACGAGAAATCTATTTACAACCGCTTGCGGCAGGAACGTTTGCCCTGACGGATGATGAAAAAAATCATGGGAGCGCGTACATCGATATCGGTGGAGGTTCTACAACCGTTTCCATTTTTGGTGAAAATCGATTCATGGCAACAGCGGTTATACCTGTGGGTGGAGATCACATTACAAAAGATCTGTCAATTATTTTGAAAACCCCAACTGAGCAGGCTAGAAAAATCAAGCACCAGTATGGACATGCCTTCTCTGACGATGCATCGGATGATGAGTTGTTTGAAGTTCCTGTCATCGGTGCCGATTCAAAAGATCAATATAGCCAGCGATACATATCGGAAATCATCGGTGTACGGCTTGAAGAACTTTTTGATCTCGTACTGGAAGAATTGTACCGCATGGGCGTGCATGATCTGCCAGGCGGAGTCGTATTGACCGGTGGTATAACGAAAATGGATGGTCTTCTTCAACTAGCAAGACATGTCTTAAAAACCAGAGTCCGTATCCATACACCGGAATATATCGGGGTAAGGGAACCAATGTATACGACGGCGGTAGGACTTATACGTTATGCTCATATGCAAGATACCTATTTCGGACATGTGCCAGATTCACCGACAATGTCGGCTTCTGAGAATCATACGCCGGTTTCAGTCAACAAGAAAAAGCCTGTTGACCGAAATAAAGAAAAGAAACCTGGTATTTTAGATAAAGCAAAGAAAGTTTTTGACAATTTCTTCGAATGA